The proteins below come from a single Fodinicola acaciae genomic window:
- the ppk2 gene encoding polyphosphate kinase 2: MANRIPRAVYEKELQRLQLELVKLQEWVRAENARVVIVFEGRDAAGKGGVIKRFTEYLNPRVARIVALPAPTERQKTQWYFQRYVEQLPAGGEIVLFDRSWYNRAGVEHVMGFCTMREYQRFLHQAPVFERLLVEDGVLLRKYWFSVSEQEQERRLRSRLDDPMRQWKLSPMDLESVTRWEAYSRAKDEMMVHTDIQEAPWYVVDSEEKRRARINMIAHLLSTIPYTDVPQPKLKLPPRPPSTGYERPPHDLQTYVPDHAATLL, translated from the coding sequence ATGGCGAACAGGATTCCGCGCGCGGTCTACGAGAAGGAACTGCAGCGCCTGCAGCTTGAGCTGGTCAAGCTGCAGGAGTGGGTGCGCGCCGAGAATGCGCGCGTGGTCATCGTCTTCGAAGGGCGCGACGCGGCCGGCAAAGGCGGTGTCATCAAGCGTTTCACCGAATATCTCAACCCCCGCGTCGCGCGGATCGTGGCCCTGCCAGCGCCGACCGAGCGACAGAAGACGCAGTGGTATTTCCAGCGATACGTCGAGCAGTTGCCGGCTGGCGGCGAGATCGTGCTGTTCGACCGCAGTTGGTACAACCGCGCCGGCGTCGAGCACGTCATGGGCTTCTGCACGATGCGCGAATACCAGCGGTTTCTCCACCAGGCACCGGTCTTCGAGCGGCTGCTGGTCGAGGATGGTGTGTTGTTGCGGAAATACTGGTTCTCGGTGAGCGAGCAAGAGCAGGAGCGCCGGCTGCGGTCGAGGCTGGACGATCCGATGCGCCAGTGGAAACTCTCGCCGATGGACCTGGAGTCGGTGACGCGCTGGGAGGCGTACTCGCGCGCCAAGGACGAGATGATGGTGCACACCGACATCCAGGAAGCGCCCTGGTATGTCGTGGACAGCGAGGAAAAACGGCGCGCGCGGATCAACATGATCGCACACCTTCTGTCGACCATCCCGTACACCGACGTGCCGCAGCCAAAACTCAAGCTGCCACCGCGTCCGCCGTCGACCGGCTATGAGCGACCGCCACACGACCTCCAAACATACGTCCCGGATCACGCCGCCACCTTGCTTTAG